In one Micromonospora polyrhachis genomic region, the following are encoded:
- a CDS encoding cytochrome c maturation protein CcmE has product MRSDRRGRYATLAILTAAVGLLVTSGLNGTLRYYRTPGEVTADPATSRERVRLSGVVAPGSVHHEAGRTVFRLTEDGQEVTVMQHGVPPATFREGEGAVVEGVLGPDGIFHSDQVIVRHGNEYQAPSAPPAAG; this is encoded by the coding sequence ATGAGATCGGACCGCCGCGGCCGATACGCCACCCTCGCCATCCTGACCGCCGCCGTCGGTCTGCTGGTGACGAGCGGCCTCAACGGCACCCTGCGCTACTACCGCACCCCCGGAGAGGTCACCGCCGACCCCGCCACCAGTCGCGAGCGGGTACGACTCAGCGGTGTGGTCGCGCCCGGGTCGGTCCACCACGAGGCTGGCCGCACCGTGTTCCGGCTCACCGAGGACGGCCAGGAGGTGACCGTCATGCAGCACGGAGTGCCCCCGGCCACATTCCGGGAAGGAGAAGGCGCCGTCGTCGAGGGGGTACTCGGTCCCGACGGGATCTTCCACTCCGATCAGGTGATCGTGCGCCACGGTAACGAGTACCAGGCGCCGTCCGCACCGCCGGCGGCGGGATGA
- a CDS encoding ubiquinol-cytochrome c reductase iron-sulfur subunit: MTRPEQQADRRDRATSRLIAGAFAISALGAVGFAVGYVTGGQTQLAGATLAVAFAGLAVGLAIWARKLLPTGGYVEEHEPFASPPAQRRLAAADLTGSGSPIRRRGLLGALALALGALGVAALFPLRSLLPVGSRRPDRALRDSPWAAGVRLVTAEGRPVRPDDVTDDSVLPVFPEGHPRSGDGPAFAVRLDPARYAVRPPAGDLAGLVVHSLLCTHAGCPVALYLKGTGRMLCPCHQSAFDLLAGARPVAGPAARALPGLPVEVGPDGFLRATGDFTAPPGAGFWSRQ; this comes from the coding sequence ATGACCCGGCCCGAGCAGCAAGCCGATCGGCGCGACCGGGCCACGTCGCGGCTGATCGCTGGTGCCTTCGCCATCAGCGCACTTGGTGCGGTCGGTTTCGCGGTCGGGTACGTCACCGGTGGCCAGACACAACTGGCCGGCGCAACCCTCGCGGTTGCCTTCGCCGGCCTCGCGGTCGGGTTGGCGATCTGGGCCCGGAAACTACTGCCCACCGGCGGGTACGTCGAGGAGCACGAGCCGTTCGCCTCGCCACCGGCGCAACGGCGGCTCGCGGCGGCAGACCTGACCGGATCTGGCAGCCCGATCCGACGACGCGGCCTGCTCGGCGCACTGGCGCTGGCGTTGGGGGCGCTCGGCGTGGCGGCGCTCTTCCCACTGCGCTCGTTGCTGCCGGTGGGAAGTCGGCGACCGGACCGGGCCCTGCGGGACAGCCCGTGGGCGGCCGGAGTGCGACTGGTGACCGCCGAGGGAAGGCCGGTCCGTCCCGACGACGTGACCGACGACTCTGTCCTGCCGGTCTTTCCCGAGGGACATCCCCGATCCGGCGACGGCCCGGCGTTCGCCGTACGCCTCGACCCGGCCCGCTACGCCGTGCGACCGCCGGCCGGGGACCTGGCCGGGCTGGTGGTCCACTCACTGCTCTGCACCCACGCCGGTTGCCCGGTGGCCCTCTACCTCAAGGGCACCGGGCGGATGCTCTGTCCGTGCCACCAGTCCGCCTTCGACCTGCTCGCCGGTGCTCGGCCGGTCGCCGGCCCGGCGGCCCGGGCCCTGCCCGGCCTGCCGGTCGAGGTCGGGCCGGACGGATTCCTGCGGGCGACCGGTGACTTCACCGCACCGCCCGGTGCCGGATTCTGGAGCCGGCAATGA
- the ccsA gene encoding cytochrome c biogenesis protein CcsA: protein MPGVFRIPLTSGPRAAADRRTLGWATAGLTGAALVTSLLIAPPDHIQGDAQRLMYLHVPAAWTAYLAFAAVLVTSLAYLIRRDLRWDRCARAAAEIGVGLTALTIALGAVWGQLVWGTWWAWDPRLVSTVLLLLVYAACLTIRHHPGGGGEPAAHRAAHRAARLGIAGFALVPLVHWSVVWWRSLHQSATVLTPGKPPIDLLMGIALLLSMLACTVGAGGVFLRRVATLEDRVRDRTDRLATRTPASAGRKHR from the coding sequence ATGCCAGGAGTGTTCCGAATCCCGCTCACCTCCGGCCCTCGGGCTGCGGCGGATCGGCGCACTCTCGGTTGGGCGACGGCGGGGCTCACCGGGGCCGCCCTCGTCACCAGCCTGCTGATCGCGCCACCGGACCACATCCAGGGGGACGCCCAACGCCTGATGTACCTGCACGTACCGGCGGCCTGGACCGCGTATCTCGCGTTCGCGGCCGTCCTGGTCACCAGCCTCGCGTACCTGATCCGCCGCGACCTACGGTGGGACCGGTGCGCGCGGGCCGCAGCCGAGATCGGGGTGGGCCTGACCGCCCTCACCATCGCTCTGGGTGCCGTCTGGGGACAACTGGTCTGGGGCACCTGGTGGGCCTGGGATCCCCGCCTGGTGAGCACCGTCCTCCTACTGCTCGTCTACGCCGCCTGCCTCACCATCCGACACCACCCCGGGGGTGGTGGTGAGCCCGCCGCACACCGGGCCGCGCATCGCGCCGCCCGGCTGGGCATAGCCGGCTTCGCCCTGGTGCCGCTGGTGCACTGGTCTGTCGTCTGGTGGCGCTCCCTGCACCAATCGGCCACCGTGCTCACACCCGGCAAGCCGCCGATCGACCTGCTGATGGGAATCGCGTTGTTGCTGAGCATGCTCGCCTGCACCGTCGGTGCAGGTGGGGTCTTCCTACGCCGCGTCGCCACCCTGGAGGACCGGGTCCGGGACAGGACCGACCGGCTCGCGACCCGCACACCGGCATCGGCCGGCCGGAAACACCGATGA
- a CDS encoding cytochrome c oxidase subunit 3 has protein sequence MRGGVAAVTEPAALATELPAGRSTGWWGMALFIATESTLFAALLGSYFYLRFQAGPQWPPAGIRPPELFLPLIMTALLLPSSLPLLWAERGIRRGQQWRLRAGLAATIALGASFLSLQAMEYASSLEEFTFTTDVYGSLYYVITGFHGAHVTIGLLMLTWLLAAALRGKFGVRRHERVRIAALYWHFVDLVWAAILFTVYLSPRL, from the coding sequence GTGAGGGGCGGCGTGGCGGCGGTGACCGAGCCAGCGGCGCTCGCCACGGAACTGCCCGCCGGCCGGTCCACCGGCTGGTGGGGGATGGCGCTGTTCATCGCCACCGAGTCAACGCTCTTCGCCGCCCTGTTGGGCAGCTACTTCTACCTGCGGTTCCAGGCCGGACCGCAGTGGCCGCCGGCCGGGATCCGTCCCCCAGAACTGTTTCTACCGCTCATCATGACCGCGCTGCTGCTACCCAGCAGCCTGCCACTGCTCTGGGCCGAACGGGGGATCCGCCGGGGCCAGCAGTGGCGACTACGGGCCGGGTTGGCCGCCACCATCGCACTCGGTGCGTCGTTCCTGAGCCTGCAGGCGATGGAGTACGCGTCCAGCCTCGAGGAGTTCACCTTCACCACCGACGTGTACGGCTCGCTGTACTACGTCATCACCGGCTTCCACGGCGCGCACGTCACCATCGGGCTACTGATGCTGACCTGGTTGCTGGCCGCCGCCCTCCGCGGCAAGTTCGGCGTACGTCGGCACGAGCGGGTCCGGATCGCCGCGCTCTACTGGCACTTCGTCGACCTGGTCTGGGCAGCCATCCTGTTCACCGTCTACCTGTCCCCACGGCTGTGA
- a CDS encoding c-type cytochrome, with protein sequence MRRNRSLWPAALALVCVATACTRVSPPPPPEAGSGYPARGAQLIEQYGCGSCHTVPGVDRADGLVGPPLTRFGARSYVAGELPNNAENLRHWIEDPQSVEPGTAMPDLGVGPIDAQDIAAYLLTLD encoded by the coding sequence ATGAGGCGGAACCGTTCCCTGTGGCCGGCCGCTCTGGCGTTGGTGTGTGTCGCCACTGCCTGCACCCGGGTGTCGCCGCCCCCACCACCCGAGGCGGGTAGCGGTTACCCGGCCCGGGGCGCACAGCTGATCGAGCAGTACGGCTGCGGCAGCTGCCACACCGTACCGGGGGTCGACCGGGCCGACGGACTGGTCGGGCCTCCACTGACCCGGTTCGGTGCCCGTTCCTACGTGGCGGGGGAGCTGCCGAACAACGCCGAGAACCTGCGGCACTGGATCGAGGATCCGCAGTCGGTGGAGCCGGGCACCGCCATGCCGGATCTGGGCGTCGGACCGATCGACGCCCAGGACATCGCCGCCTACCTGCTGACACTCGACTGA
- the qcrC gene encoding cytochrome bc1 complex diheme cytochrome c subunit has translation MTVAGETGRPSGRRQRYRARAATAVLALVIGPALLAPAPEPSPPPVTAAPTPTGGGVPTPTQTGTSGPSESSAGPTRDRGTQLYLESCASCHGPGGEGSQRGPTLIGVGPASVDFQLRTGRMPLTRVRAQPPHRDPVFTAPDIEALVRHVDSFGGGGPPIPRVGPGDVRTGRELFLANCAACHSATGAGTALTNDQVAPALDRSTAIEVAEAVRVGPGLMPAFPGTVLTDQQVDALAAYVGVLQSDQLDRGGAALGRLGPTTEGLVAWVVGLLLIVLAVRWLGTRADR, from the coding sequence GTGACCGTAGCCGGAGAAACCGGCCGGCCGTCCGGCCGCCGCCAGCGGTACCGGGCACGAGCGGCCACCGCCGTACTGGCCCTGGTCATCGGGCCGGCGCTGCTCGCCCCCGCCCCGGAGCCCAGCCCGCCGCCGGTCACCGCCGCGCCAACTCCGACGGGTGGCGGTGTGCCGACGCCAACTCAGACGGGCACCAGCGGTCCGTCCGAATCGTCGGCCGGGCCAACCCGGGACCGGGGGACCCAGCTCTACCTGGAGAGCTGTGCGAGCTGTCACGGACCCGGTGGTGAGGGTAGCCAGCGCGGCCCGACCCTGATCGGCGTCGGACCGGCGTCGGTCGACTTCCAACTGCGTACCGGCCGGATGCCGCTGACCCGGGTGCGAGCGCAACCCCCACACCGTGACCCGGTCTTCACCGCACCGGACATCGAGGCGCTGGTCCGGCACGTGGACAGCTTCGGTGGCGGCGGCCCGCCGATCCCGCGCGTCGGGCCTGGTGACGTCCGCACCGGCCGGGAACTCTTCCTGGCCAACTGCGCGGCCTGCCACTCGGCGACCGGGGCCGGCACCGCGCTCACCAACGACCAGGTCGCCCCGGCACTGGACCGGTCGACCGCGATCGAGGTTGCTGAGGCGGTGCGGGTCGGTCCGGGCCTCATGCCCGCCTTCCCCGGCACGGTACTCACCGACCAGCAGGTCGACGCCCTGGCCGCGTACGTGGGGGTGTTGCAGTCGGACCAGTTGGATCGCGGCGGTGCGGCGCTCGGCCGGCTTGGACCGACCACTGAGGGGCTGGTCGCCTGGGTGGTCGGACTGCTGCTGATCGTGCTGGCCGTTCGCTGGCTCGGCACTCGGGCGGACCGATGA
- the ctaD gene encoding cytochrome c oxidase subunit I — protein sequence MSTVAELPAGAGPAPAEQLAARWEEPRTVRAWFTTVDHKRIGRRYLVTASVFFGLAGVSAILLRTQLAGPEAGLLSPQEYNQLFSMHGTAMIFLFATPMLFGFGNFLVPLMIGARDMAFPRLNAFGYWVFLFAGVFMWASLPAGAAPNGGWFAYVPLTDEVNSPGLHLDVYTLGLLFLGISTTAGAINFIVTALKLRAPGMSLNRVPIFVWAIVATSFMVLFALPALNLDNGLLFLDRRFGTHFFDPEAGGNVLLWQHLFWIFGHPDVYIIVMPALGIVSAVLPAFCRRGLVAYPLVVLGVVSISIISFGVWAHHMFATGLPQLSLSFFSAASSIITIPSGLQLFAWLTTMLLGRLVMRAPLLFVIGFIVTFVIGGFTGAMFALTAFDQQVTDSYFVVAHFHYVLFGGAVFPILAAVYFWLPKITGRMFSERLARWAFWLIFIGMNVTFFPMHLSGLFGMPRRVYTYPEGLGWDPWNLLATLGSYILAVGLLLVVVGVVHALRRGKPAADDPWGGDTLEWATTSPPAPYNFPVLPEVHSLHPVWDPRTAESVAAGAPEARTLAEGRQTIRTSELDARYEQPIEMPESSLRPLVAATGLLVVFGGLLFDWYWVAAGGGLLLALTMVGWLWPPAEPT from the coding sequence GTGTCCACGGTCGCCGAGCTACCCGCGGGAGCTGGCCCCGCGCCGGCCGAGCAGCTGGCCGCCCGTTGGGAGGAGCCCCGGACGGTACGGGCCTGGTTCACCACGGTGGACCACAAGCGCATCGGCCGGCGTTATCTGGTGACCGCGTCGGTGTTCTTCGGACTGGCCGGGGTCAGCGCGATCCTGCTACGTACCCAACTGGCCGGACCAGAGGCCGGGCTGCTGTCGCCGCAGGAGTACAACCAGCTCTTCAGCATGCACGGCACGGCGATGATCTTCCTCTTCGCCACCCCGATGCTGTTCGGGTTCGGCAACTTCCTCGTGCCGTTGATGATCGGTGCCCGGGACATGGCGTTCCCCCGGCTCAACGCCTTCGGCTACTGGGTGTTCCTCTTCGCCGGGGTGTTCATGTGGGCCAGCCTGCCCGCCGGAGCCGCGCCCAACGGCGGTTGGTTCGCCTACGTACCGTTGACCGACGAGGTGAACAGCCCCGGTCTGCACCTGGACGTCTACACGTTGGGCCTGCTCTTCCTCGGCATCTCGACCACCGCCGGCGCGATCAACTTCATCGTCACCGCCCTGAAACTACGCGCCCCCGGTATGTCCCTGAACCGGGTGCCGATCTTCGTGTGGGCGATCGTCGCCACCTCGTTCATGGTGCTCTTCGCCCTGCCGGCGCTGAACCTCGACAACGGACTGCTCTTCCTGGACCGCCGGTTCGGCACGCACTTCTTCGATCCCGAGGCCGGCGGCAACGTGCTGCTCTGGCAACACCTGTTCTGGATCTTCGGCCATCCGGACGTCTACATCATCGTGATGCCAGCACTGGGAATCGTCTCGGCGGTCCTCCCGGCCTTCTGTCGACGCGGCCTGGTCGCCTACCCACTGGTCGTGCTGGGTGTCGTGTCGATTTCGATCATCTCGTTCGGGGTGTGGGCGCACCACATGTTCGCCACCGGGTTGCCCCAGCTCTCCCTGAGCTTCTTCAGCGCGGCCAGCTCCATCATCACCATCCCCTCCGGCCTACAGCTCTTCGCCTGGCTGACGACCATGCTGCTGGGCCGGCTGGTGATGCGGGCGCCACTGCTCTTCGTCATCGGGTTCATCGTCACCTTCGTGATCGGCGGGTTCACCGGGGCGATGTTCGCGCTGACCGCGTTCGACCAGCAGGTCACCGACTCGTACTTCGTCGTCGCGCACTTCCACTACGTACTCTTCGGTGGCGCGGTCTTCCCGATCCTGGCGGCGGTCTACTTCTGGCTGCCGAAGATCACCGGCCGGATGTTCAGTGAACGGCTGGCCCGATGGGCGTTCTGGCTGATCTTCATCGGCATGAACGTCACCTTTTTTCCGATGCACCTCTCCGGGCTCTTCGGCATGCCCCGCCGGGTCTACACCTATCCGGAGGGACTCGGCTGGGACCCGTGGAACCTGCTGGCCACCCTCGGGTCGTACATCCTGGCGGTCGGCCTGCTCCTGGTGGTCGTCGGGGTGGTCCACGCGCTGCGCCGTGGCAAACCGGCCGCCGACGACCCGTGGGGCGGCGACACCCTGGAGTGGGCCACCACCTCCCCGCCCGCCCCCTACAACTTCCCGGTGCTGCCCGAGGTGCACAGCCTGCATCCGGTCTGGGATCCCCGGACCGCCGAATCCGTGGCTGCCGGGGCACCCGAGGCCCGGACCCTGGCCGAGGGCCGCCAGACCATCCGCACCAGCGAACTGGATGCCCGCTACGAGCAGCCGATCGAGATGCCGGAGTCGTCGTTGCGCCCACTCGTCGCCGCGACCGGACTCCTGGTCGTCTTCGGCGGCCTCCTCTTCGACTGGTACTGGGTGGCGGCCGGCGGCGGCCTCCTGCTCGCCCTGACCATGGTCGGCTGGCTGTGGCCGCCAGCGGAGCCGACGTGA
- the coxB gene encoding cytochrome c oxidase subunit II encodes MEKAERRATMEPTSGRTGRSPGHAPAIVVLIATLVLTGCAGDAPSALDPAGYGARRVEGLWWLLFWISVAVFAEVLLLLGWALLFRRGERTKVRRGDPVRFVAVAGAGIPLIILVTVYGLGLRELAALGDGPDDSATTVDVTGHKWWWEVRYAGRFGATANEIHIPVGERVRVRLRTADVLHSFWVPELMPKTDLIAGETTETWLHAERSGSYRGQCAEYCGLQHAHMGLRVVAQPRAEFDAWLAKLDAPAPEPRTEAQRLGQVAFTQGTCAACHTVRGTTANGTVGPDLSDVGARWSLGAGTLPNDPGHLGGWIANAQVSKPGNAMPPQPVPAAQLPNLITYLESLR; translated from the coding sequence ATGGAGAAGGCAGAGCGTCGGGCGACCATGGAGCCGACGAGCGGGCGAACGGGACGATCACCGGGTCATGCCCCGGCGATCGTCGTGCTGATCGCCACCCTGGTCCTCACCGGATGTGCCGGCGACGCGCCATCCGCCCTGGACCCGGCCGGGTACGGGGCTCGCCGCGTCGAGGGGCTGTGGTGGCTGCTGTTCTGGATCTCCGTCGCGGTCTTTGCCGAGGTCCTACTGCTGCTTGGCTGGGCGTTACTGTTTCGGCGCGGCGAGAGGACCAAGGTGCGCCGGGGCGACCCGGTACGGTTCGTCGCGGTCGCCGGGGCCGGTATTCCCCTGATCATCCTGGTCACCGTCTACGGCCTGGGCCTGCGCGAGCTGGCGGCCCTGGGCGACGGTCCGGATGATTCGGCGACGACGGTCGACGTGACCGGCCACAAGTGGTGGTGGGAGGTGCGCTACGCCGGACGTTTCGGGGCCACCGCCAACGAGATCCACATTCCGGTCGGTGAGCGGGTACGGGTGCGTCTGCGTACCGCCGACGTCCTGCACAGCTTCTGGGTTCCGGAGTTGATGCCGAAGACCGACCTGATCGCGGGGGAGACCACCGAGACCTGGCTGCACGCGGAGCGGTCGGGCAGCTACCGGGGCCAGTGCGCGGAGTACTGCGGTCTGCAACACGCGCACATGGGCCTGCGGGTGGTGGCCCAGCCCCGGGCCGAGTTCGACGCCTGGCTGGCGAAGTTGGACGCACCGGCGCCCGAGCCCCGTACCGAGGCGCAGCGGTTGGGACAGGTCGCCTTCACCCAGGGCACCTGCGCCGCCTGCCACACGGTACGGGGCACCACGGCGAACGGGACGGTCGGACCGGACCTGTCCGATGTCGGAGCCCGGTGGAGCCTGGGTGCCGGCACGCTGCCCAATGATCCCGGGCACCTGGGCGGCTGGATCGCCAACGCCCAGGTCAGCAAGCCCGGCAACGCGATGCCACCCCAGCCGGTGCCCGCCGCGCAACTGCCGAACCTGATCACCTACCTCGAATCGTTGCGGTAG
- a CDS encoding cytochrome c oxidase assembly protein, translated as MPALTLLTGEFVPLAHGGTDGTGLSGVVLVVSTAGLLATYGRGVHELWLRRGIGAVVPAWRVVSFVTGIVALGATQTGPLHTMAERSFAGHMAQHMVLLLMVGPLLAAGAAGLPFALAGPRWLRRRWARWRVGAIGRWLRRPLVLATVAGTTQSLVLWLWHLPAPYRAVLRDDALHAVQHTTFVAAAWLLWSTVWGAQRHRLPGPVGILLLFLTMLPASALAAALTFAPEPLYPTGTQTTADRLATTTPDALADQQWGGLVMWIPMDVAVLVAAVILVLRWFGRLDRRTPAGRDLMPPESSDPTPPDERDRVTRKVTR; from the coding sequence ATGCCAGCGCTGACCCTCCTCACCGGAGAGTTCGTGCCGCTGGCCCACGGCGGTACGGACGGCACCGGGCTCTCCGGGGTGGTGCTCGTCGTGTCGACCGCTGGTCTGTTGGCCACCTACGGCCGAGGGGTGCACGAGCTGTGGCTGCGCCGGGGCATCGGGGCGGTCGTACCAGCCTGGCGGGTGGTTTCCTTCGTGACGGGAATTGTCGCGCTGGGCGCCACCCAGACCGGGCCGCTGCACACCATGGCGGAACGCTCGTTTGCCGGTCACATGGCCCAACACATGGTCTTGCTGCTGATGGTCGGCCCGTTGCTGGCGGCGGGCGCGGCCGGACTACCGTTCGCACTGGCCGGCCCACGGTGGCTGCGTCGCCGCTGGGCCCGTTGGCGAGTGGGCGCGATAGGGCGGTGGCTACGCCGGCCGCTGGTCCTCGCCACGGTGGCCGGTACGACCCAGAGCCTCGTCCTGTGGCTCTGGCACCTGCCGGCACCGTACCGGGCGGTGCTGCGCGACGATGCCCTGCACGCGGTGCAGCACACGACGTTCGTGGCCGCCGCCTGGCTGTTGTGGTCGACGGTGTGGGGAGCGCAACGGCACCGCCTGCCCGGCCCGGTCGGGATCCTGCTGCTCTTCCTGACCATGCTGCCCGCCTCGGCGCTGGCCGCCGCGCTCACCTTCGCACCCGAGCCGTTGTATCCGACCGGAACACAGACGACAGCCGACAGACTGGCGACGACCACCCCGGACGCCCTCGCCGACCAGCAGTGGGGCGGCCTGGTGATGTGGATTCCGATGGACGTGGCCGTGCTGGTAGCGGCGGTGATACTGGTGCTGCGCTGGTTCGGTCGCCTCGATCGGAGGACACCCGCCGGGCGGGACCTGATGCCACCGGAGAGCAGCGATCCGACGCCACCCGACGAGCGTGACCGGGTGACGCGGAAGGTGACGAGATGA
- the qcrB gene encoding cytochrome bc1 complex cytochrome b subunit, translating to MIVGRLVRALDDRLRVAPVARRALVKVFPDHWSFMLGEVALYSFVALVLTGVYLTFFFEPSTAERVYSGAYEPLSGSRVSSAYASTVELSFDVRSGLLIRQTHHWAALVFVGAIVLHLLRVFFTGAFRRPREINWLIGVTMLALALLNGFTGYSIPDDLLSGTGLRIIYSVVESIPVVGTWVAFLAFGGEFPTGQMIPRMFITHVLVVPAVLVALISVHLAILVRQKHSQFAGSGRTEYNVVGSRFWPSYTLRTLALLAWVLAVLFALGGLVQINPVWIYGPFDPAQVTAPAQPDWYVAWGDGALRLFPPVEFRIAGYLVPAPFLPGVVLGGLTFAGLYAWPFLDRRRGRNRAVHQLLDRPRDHPVRLAVGVAVLVFYALLVFAAADDVAARLLRVSLLDVVSVLRILVLVAPPVAGVVAYLAASALRRAQPPRPVEGRIEVWADPDRVWRWGYREPSSRRWLTGNRGFLSQQEAVTAAGTAYPGHQVVVVSPPPEATGPGVATRVAGRLARATGYLALLVIGVFRWRRGRPRG from the coding sequence ATGATCGTCGGCCGGTTGGTACGGGCATTGGACGACCGGCTGCGGGTCGCCCCGGTGGCCCGGCGCGCACTGGTCAAGGTGTTCCCCGACCACTGGTCGTTCATGCTGGGCGAGGTCGCGCTCTACTCGTTTGTCGCACTCGTGCTGACCGGCGTCTATCTCACCTTCTTCTTCGAGCCGAGCACCGCGGAGCGGGTCTACTCCGGCGCGTACGAGCCGTTGTCGGGGTCGCGGGTCTCGTCCGCGTACGCCTCCACCGTGGAGTTGAGCTTCGACGTACGTAGTGGTCTGCTGATCCGGCAGACCCACCACTGGGCGGCGCTGGTCTTCGTCGGCGCGATCGTGCTGCACCTGCTGCGGGTCTTCTTCACCGGTGCGTTCCGCCGGCCAAGGGAGATCAACTGGCTGATCGGCGTGACGATGCTGGCGTTGGCGCTGCTCAACGGTTTCACCGGCTATTCGATACCGGATGATCTGCTCTCCGGCACCGGCCTGCGGATCATCTACTCGGTGGTCGAGTCGATCCCTGTGGTCGGCACCTGGGTGGCGTTCCTCGCCTTCGGGGGCGAGTTTCCGACCGGGCAGATGATTCCGAGGATGTTCATCACCCATGTGCTCGTGGTGCCGGCCGTCCTGGTCGCGTTGATCTCCGTACACCTGGCGATCCTGGTCCGGCAGAAGCACAGTCAGTTCGCCGGATCGGGTCGTACCGAGTACAACGTCGTCGGTTCCCGGTTCTGGCCGAGCTATACGCTGCGTACCCTGGCCCTGCTGGCGTGGGTGTTGGCGGTGCTCTTCGCTCTCGGTGGACTGGTGCAGATCAATCCGGTCTGGATCTACGGTCCGTTCGATCCGGCGCAGGTGACGGCACCGGCCCAACCCGACTGGTACGTCGCCTGGGGCGACGGTGCCCTGCGGCTCTTCCCACCGGTGGAGTTCCGGATCGCCGGCTACCTGGTGCCGGCACCCTTCCTGCCCGGCGTCGTGCTCGGCGGCCTCACCTTCGCGGGCCTGTACGCCTGGCCGTTCCTCGACCGCCGGCGGGGTCGGAACCGCGCCGTACACCAGTTGCTGGACCGGCCCCGGGACCACCCGGTCCGACTTGCGGTCGGCGTCGCCGTACTCGTCTTCTATGCCCTGCTGGTCTTCGCGGCGGCGGACGACGTCGCGGCCCGGCTGTTGCGGGTGTCGCTGCTGGACGTGGTGTCGGTGCTGCGGATCCTGGTGCTCGTCGCCCCGCCGGTGGCCGGGGTGGTGGCCTACCTCGCCGCGTCCGCGCTACGCCGAGCACAACCGCCACGGCCGGTCGAGGGACGGATCGAGGTGTGGGCCGACCCCGACCGGGTGTGGCGATGGGGCTACCGCGAGCCGTCGTCGCGACGGTGGCTGACCGGCAACCGGGGCTTCCTGTCCCAGCAGGAGGCGGTGACCGCTGCTGGCACGGCCTACCCGGGACACCAGGTCGTCGTGGTGTCGCCGCCGCCCGAGGCGACCGGTCCGGGCGTGGCCACTCGTGTCGCGGGTCGCCTCGCTCGGGCCACCGGTTACCTGGCCTTGCTTGTCATCGGTGTGTTTCGATGGCGACGAGGTCGGCCGCGTGGATGA
- a CDS encoding golvesin C-terminal-like domain-containing protein: protein MRKRYLRGCVLATAVAMAAAILTPATAASAATTIVDNDTAGRFTASGNWGSSAWSSQRYGANYMFASPDTSASDAAWYKADIPAAGNYQVEVWYPADAGYNDSTPFVVVASSGSQTVRVNQRANGGRWVSLGVFPLAAGDYNVVGVSRWTTGTGYVVADAVRITSSSGGTEFSMPLPRTALPRSEYDDPHHDYPAIDLPVPTGTAAYAVRAGTVTRINDSSCGQGINLTGTDGAIYTYCHFSAWSVASGATVTAGQRIGSTGNTGNSTGPHLHFGIRTGTVRRCPQNFLLALYDNVTPPAATSLPTSGCSY from the coding sequence ATGAGGAAGAGATACCTGCGCGGGTGTGTGCTGGCCACAGCGGTGGCGATGGCAGCCGCGATCCTGACGCCAGCGACGGCCGCCAGCGCGGCGACGACCATCGTCGACAACGACACCGCCGGCCGCTTCACTGCCAGCGGCAACTGGGGTAGCTCCGCCTGGTCCAGCCAGCGTTACGGAGCCAACTACATGTTCGCCAGCCCGGACACCTCGGCCAGCGATGCGGCCTGGTACAAGGCTGACATTCCCGCCGCTGGCAACTACCAGGTCGAGGTCTGGTACCCGGCCGACGCCGGCTACAACGACTCGACGCCGTTCGTCGTCGTCGCCAGCAGTGGCAGCCAGACCGTACGGGTCAACCAGCGGGCCAACGGTGGTCGCTGGGTGAGCCTCGGGGTGTTCCCGCTCGCCGCCGGAGACTACAACGTCGTCGGGGTCAGCCGCTGGACCACCGGCACCGGATACGTCGTCGCCGACGCCGTCCGGATCACCTCGTCCTCGGGTGGGACCGAGTTCTCCATGCCCCTGCCGCGCACGGCTCTGCCGCGCAGCGAGTACGACGACCCGCACCACGACTACCCGGCGATCGACCTGCCGGTGCCGACCGGGACCGCCGCGTACGCCGTCCGAGCCGGCACCGTCACCCGGATCAACGACAGCTCCTGCGGTCAGGGGATCAACCTCACCGGTACGGACGGCGCGATCTACACGTACTGCCACTTCTCCGCCTGGTCGGTCGCCAGCGGTGCCACCGTCACCGCAGGCCAGCGGATCGGCTCGACCGGCAACACCGGAAACTCCACCGGCCCGCACCTGCACTTCGGCATCCGGACCGGCACCGTACGTCGCTGCCCGCAGAACTTCCTGCTGGCGCTCTACGACAACGTCACTCCGCCGGCGGCGACGAGCCTGCCGACCAGCGGCTGCTCCTACTAG